The Methanobrevibacter thaueri DNA window AAGCAGCAAAGTAGGCACCATAACCAATACCGGTGAAGGCGGAATGCTTCCTGAAGAAAGGCATTATGCCGACAAGTTAATCGCCCAATACGCATCTGGCCGTTTTGGAGTATCTGCCAGCTATTTAAACAATGCAGAAGCGGTCGAAATAAAAATAGGTCAGGGTGCTAAATCCGGTATGGGAGGGCATTTGCTTGCCCATAAGGTAACCGCTGAAGTGGCAAGGGTCCGTAACATTCCTGAAGGAACTTCTGCATTAAGTCCGGCAAGGCACATGGACATTGTAGGACCTGAGGATTTGGGTATGAAAATCAATCAACTGAGGGAAATCACCGACTGGAAGATACCGATTATTGTTAAATTCGCATCAGGTAGAGTTGAACAGGACGTCAAGATTGCCGCTAAGGCCGGTGCCGACATAATCGTGGTCGACGGTATGCAGGGAGGAACCGGTGCAGGACCTGAGGCCGTTACAGAGCATGCTGGAATTCCTACAATCGAGGCAATAGTGAAAGCTGACGACGCCCTGAAAGACATCAACCTAAGAAGTGAGGTCAGCCTTGTGGCCGCTGGAGGAATAAGATCCGGTGCGGATGTTGCAAAGGCAATAGCCTTAGGTGCAGATGCCGTATATATCGCCACATCAGCATTGATTTCCATTGGATGTAAAGTATGTCAAACCTGTTCTGAAGGCATCTGTCCAAAAGGAATCGCAACCCAGGAAAGAGTCCTCAGAAGAAGGCTCGACCCTATAAGAAAAGGCCAGCAAGTTGCAAACTACATAGAGGCAATGACTCAGGAAGTAACCGCATTAACACAGCAGGCGGGAAATACTGATGTGGAAAAACTTGAACGTCAAGATTTAGTTGCATTAACCATGGAGGCATCACAGCTAACCGGTGTGCCGATGGTAAGGAGTTAAAATAAATATTAGGAGACATTATTATGGCTGCATTCGAAAGAGCAAAATCCGGAATTCCAGGGCTTGACAAGGCTCTGGACAACATTCGTTTGGGGGACAATGTTGTATGGAACGTCACAAACCTGTATGAATTCTCTTATTTTGTCGAACCATATATAAAACAGGCCAAAGAGGACAACAGGAACCTGATATACATACGCTTTGCCAATCACCCTCCTTTGATAGACATGACAGAAGAGGATTTCAGATTGCTTGAGATTGAACAGGAAAATCCCGACACCGAGTTCGCGATGATAGAGCGTGACGGGATTAAGATATATCTTGTGAACCCGTACAACCAGTTTGAAACCTTCACCCTGGAAGTTCACAGGATTATAGAGAAGGAAGGATTTGACGCGTTCTATGTCTTTGACTGCCTAAGCGACCTTCAGGCTGTCTGGTCAACAGATTTGATGATGGGCAATTTCTTTAAGGTCACCTGTCCGTTTCTCTTTCAGCTGGACACCATAGCGTATTTCCCAATCATTCGCGGAAGACATTCATATGATGCAATAGCCAAGATTCGTGAAACAACACAGCTGTTCCTGAACGTTTACTCAAGTTCTCCAGAAGAGGTTTACGTCTCTCCATTGAAGGTGTGGAACAGGTATTCCCAAACAATGTTTTTGGGACATAAGTTCAACCCGATAACAGGCACCGTGAAAGTCCTTCAGGATGGCCAGGAGGTCAGCAAATACTACAAGACCATCAACGATTCCGACAAGCATCAGAGCGGACAAATTCTGGACAGCTGGGAAAGGTATATGCTTCAGGTCAGAATGAATTATAAAGAAGGCAAAAACGTCGATGACGAGTGCGACAAGATTTGTGAGCTTATGATGACAAAAGATGAAAGGATGCTTTCCAAGATTAAGGAATACTTCACTTTTGAAGATTATATCACAATCTATGATCGTCGTGTAGGAAGCGGACTGGTTGGTGGTAAGACATGCGGAATGTTGCTTGCAAGAAAGATTATTGAAAAGGAATGTCCCGACATTTACAATAACCTTTTTGAACCTGACGACTCATTCTATATCGGTTCCGATTTATTTTACACTTACATCGTTTCAAATGACCTATGGGACCTTAGAGTAAAGCAAAGAACTCCTGAAGGATATTACAAGTACGGCAAGGAGCTGGAGGAGGCACTTAAAACAGGTACCTTTTCGGATGAAATCAAAAAGGCATTCATTAACATCCTGGACTACTTCGGACAAAACCCAATCATTGTCAGGTCAAGTAGTTTTCTTGAGGACGGATATGGCAATGCGTTTGCAGGGAAATACGAATCAGTCTTCTGTGTGAACAGGGGAAGTCTCGAGGAACGTTTGGCCGCATTTGAGGAAGCCGTTAAGATAGTCTATTCAAGTACAATGAACATCTCAGCTTTGGAATACAGGAAACTGAACGGCTTGGATGACACCGATGAGCAGATGGCACTACTGGTTCAAAGGGTTTCAGGTTCCTATTATGGAGATTACCTCTTCCCGACCGCAGCGGGCGTGGGTTTCTCACACAGCCCATATTCACCGCTCCCCGATATGGACAACAGCAAGGGAATGTTAAGGCTTGTAATGGGCCTCGGTACAAAGGCCGTTGACAGGACCAAAAAGGATTATCCGAGAATCATCAACCTGGACAAGCCTGAAGTGACCCTGACAAAGAGTATAAAGGAAAAACACCGGTATTCCCAGCATTACCTTGACGTCATTGACCTTAAAAACATTAGTCTGCATGACGTTCCGGTCGATGAGGGGCTTGAGGTGATTCCTAGGTATGCGAAAAGGGTTCTTGTCGAGCATGACCGTGAAGCAGAAAGAATGTTTCGTGACCGTGGACAACGCCGTGAGATCGTGTTCGTGAACTGTGAAGGAATTGTTAAGAATCATGAATTCATTGAAACAATGAAAAATATCTTGAATACCTTGGAAACAGCATACGACTATCCTGTGGATATCGAATACACAGTCAATGTTGGAGAGGACAATTCGTTTAACATAAACCTCTTGCAATGCCGTCCTCTTCAGGTTTCAACAAATAACGAAGCCATTGAAATGCCTGAGGACAAAAACGTCTTCTTCCACATCAAAGAGTCCTCAATGGGAATGTCAAGAAAAATCAAGATAGACACAATCTGCTATGTTGACCCACACAAATACTATGAATATCCATATGCTAAAAAAAGCTCAATATCAAGGATAATCAGTGATGTGAACACCTACTGCAAGAACAATGACAAAACATCCATTCTAATTGTTCCGGGAAGGATAGGAACATCATCTCCTGAATTGGGAATTCCTGTCGTGTTTGCAGACATCAGCCATTTCTCCGCAATTCTTGAGGAAGCATATAGTGAAGTCGGATATATGCCCGAACTGTCCTTCGGAAGCCACATGTTCCAGGACCTTGTGGAAGCGGAAATATACTACGGGGCATTGTTTGAAAACGAGAAAAAGATAGAATTCAACAAGGACATGATTTTCGATTATCCGAATGCTCTGAAAGATATCAATCCTAACCTGGACGACGAGATATATAGAATGGTGCAGGTCATTGACTTTGATAAGGAAAAAGCGGAATTATATCATGACATGAATAAAGATGAAACAATGTGCATTTTCAAATAATTAGGCATTTAATTAGTTTAGGGCAGGCGGGTGGGACATATGCCTTTTTATTTGTAGAAATCTTTTAACACCAAAGATTTCGAAAAATGTATGACAAAATTGATGTGATCAATGACCCTATTCTAGCTCATTAAGAATAGGGTTGTTTTTCACATTCCTTTTTTTAAACATCCACTTTTTTAATTGCAAATAATTTTATCCAAACATTTTACTTATTGTTTAATTCAATAGAACCTTAATTATTTTACACATCATTAACATTACTACATAATCCGAAAGCATCTATTGCAAATACTTAAAGATCATATTAAATTCAATTACCTTCAACCTTTCCAGCTACATGAACTGCCATAAAAAGAGAATCCTCTTCAATTTCCTATTCAACATATGCAAATTATCATGTCTTATTCTAAGAGGGTTCCGAGGAATAATTAACCAATTGTTTTGAATTTGATGCCACTAATAATTCAATTGTCCAAAAATGAAAGCCACATTTTACTTAAAAACTTTAATATTTAAATATTAGTATTTATATAAAGTAACTTATCTTTAAAGATATAATTATTAAATTTAGAGGTGAAAAAATGGATATAGGAGAAATAATTTCAGACGCAATCGTCTATCCTTTTAATAACATTAAAGCTTTAATCATTTACATGATTATTGGAATTGTTTGTGGACTTTTAGGTGGAGCAAGCCTCATGGGTGTGCTTTTAGCAGCACAAGGAAATAAC harbors:
- a CDS encoding PEP/pyruvate-binding domain-containing protein; the encoded protein is MAAFERAKSGIPGLDKALDNIRLGDNVVWNVTNLYEFSYFVEPYIKQAKEDNRNLIYIRFANHPPLIDMTEEDFRLLEIEQENPDTEFAMIERDGIKIYLVNPYNQFETFTLEVHRIIEKEGFDAFYVFDCLSDLQAVWSTDLMMGNFFKVTCPFLFQLDTIAYFPIIRGRHSYDAIAKIRETTQLFLNVYSSSPEEVYVSPLKVWNRYSQTMFLGHKFNPITGTVKVLQDGQEVSKYYKTINDSDKHQSGQILDSWERYMLQVRMNYKEGKNVDDECDKICELMMTKDERMLSKIKEYFTFEDYITIYDRRVGSGLVGGKTCGMLLARKIIEKECPDIYNNLFEPDDSFYIGSDLFYTYIVSNDLWDLRVKQRTPEGYYKYGKELEEALKTGTFSDEIKKAFINILDYFGQNPIIVRSSSFLEDGYGNAFAGKYESVFCVNRGSLEERLAAFEEAVKIVYSSTMNISALEYRKLNGLDDTDEQMALLVQRVSGSYYGDYLFPTAAGVGFSHSPYSPLPDMDNSKGMLRLVMGLGTKAVDRTKKDYPRIINLDKPEVTLTKSIKEKHRYSQHYLDVIDLKNISLHDVPVDEGLEVIPRYAKRVLVEHDREAERMFRDRGQRREIVFVNCEGIVKNHEFIETMKNILNTLETAYDYPVDIEYTVNVGEDNSFNINLLQCRPLQVSTNNEAIEMPEDKNVFFHIKESSMGMSRKIKIDTICYVDPHKYYEYPYAKKSSISRIISDVNTYCKNNDKTSILIVPGRIGTSSPELGIPVVFADISHFSAILEEAYSEVGYMPELSFGSHMFQDLVEAEIYYGALFENEKKIEFNKDMIFDYPNALKDINPNLDDEIYRMVQVIDFDKEKAELYHDMNKDETMCIFK
- a CDS encoding glutamate synthase-related protein, whose protein sequence is MSFTVERKIEICKQNNNRPGCCWYLCDNPKQSSCKNCYSCYSNCPHDVYEVINDEPLPIHQENCVGCKICEEMCPTHAIYVRPLADEGRGIWSNSTMVEIKRKSQTGAYKVRGCGLTRRIPTFDDLSILPAQVSRPPIDSYRESCKTSVVLGDRFAENPIEIDTPIMIGAMSFGALSKEAKIALAIGSSKVGTITNTGEGGMLPEERHYADKLIAQYASGRFGVSASYLNNAEAVEIKIGQGAKSGMGGHLLAHKVTAEVARVRNIPEGTSALSPARHMDIVGPEDLGMKINQLREITDWKIPIIVKFASGRVEQDVKIAAKAGADIIVVDGMQGGTGAGPEAVTEHAGIPTIEAIVKADDALKDINLRSEVSLVAAGGIRSGADVAKAIALGADAVYIATSALISIGCKVCQTCSEGICPKGIATQERVLRRRLDPIRKGQQVANYIEAMTQEVTALTQQAGNTDVEKLERQDLVALTMEASQLTGVPMVRS